One genomic segment of Gossypium arboreum isolate Shixiya-1 chromosome 3, ASM2569848v2, whole genome shotgun sequence includes these proteins:
- the LOC108475355 gene encoding receptor-like protein 7, translating into MNTLHSPISLFLFSCFLPLLLSFSPPQTHLPTQCLDDQRSPLTQLQHHLYYAPNFTFSSKFELWDPNTDCCSWEGVTCDAYGHVIGLDLSYKNLSGSFHSIFNLHRLRRLNLAGNYFNTTLFSYGFDKLQNLTHLNLSSSCFHGQIPVEISYLTRLVSLDLSNQDSCYLRYYTIIDPYNFMYNYYELHPELQQPLKLEKPNFKTLIKNLRFLTELCLDSVDISTQSAKWCETTSLVLSNLRVLSLSSCGLKGPLCSSLSRLSFLSKLILDGNPISYLPPNFLVNSSCLVSLSLSDCNLNGHFPTGILLLPKIQSIDISGNDQLMGQLPEFPANNALQSLSLSHTNFSGKLPHSIGNLKFLTYLELSYCNFFGPIPSSIANLSQLVNLYLGGNKLSGSIHYSLFTLPSLKTLYLGENQLVGKIDDFPNAFSSFIEELYIGNNYLIGPIPKSVLQLPWLEWLYIEGNSFSFMKLDMSVRLNNLRDLMLFNTSLLIESDNRSLTFPQLERLSLRSCNLTEFPEFIKRQDKLGSLDLSNNHIHGFVPNWLWKSNLSLVDLSFNMIDFPKQLPLSDANFSFLMLKELYLASCNIGSFPEFIKTQDKLVDLDLSNNHIHGVVPNWLWKSTLSWVDLSFNMIDFPKQLPLSDANFSFPLLKTLYLASCNISLFPEFIKTQDKLVDLDLSNNHIHGVVPNWLWKSSLSRVNLSFNVIDFPKQLPLSDLNFSFSMLRELYLDSCNISSFPEFLKSQENLKYLKLSNNKISGAIPNWVWKKNLRYLFLANNHLSSLDQLLPNQSSTSLQGSFYFEASYNNLSGPIPNWLCNMSQLSAFYASYNNFNGPIPNCLDNMSQLYTFDAFYNNLSGPIPNCLGNMSAMSWLGLQRNNFSRMLPKFSKTTQLQFLKVSENRLVGKLPRSLAKCTQLLVLDVGSNMINDTFPFWFGKLPALKFFGELSIDFLQATRLRSLKIGGNKLEGKLSRSLANCTALEVLDLGNNMVHDTFPFWLEKLPSLKVLVLQGNRFYGTVSKIDTELGFPKLRILDIGSNHFSGDLCWEENEQPKQSESITGVLSLPITPVKIYGKHNSTKYVL; encoded by the exons ATGAACACTCTTCATTCCCCTATTTCACTCTTTCTCTTCTCATGCTTCCTTCCTCTTCTCTTGTCTTTTTCACCTCCTCAAACTCATCTCCCAACGCAATGTCTTGATGACCAGAGATCTCCTCTCACGCAATTGCAACATCATCTTTACTATGCCCCTAATTTTACTTTCTCTTCCAAATTCGAGCTTTGGGATCCCAACACTGATTGTTGCTCTTGGGAAGGAGTTACTTGTGATGCTTATGGTCATGTCATTGGTCTTGATCTTAGTTACAAAAACCTTTCAGGCAGCTTTCACTCCATATTCAATCTCCATCGTCTTCGGCGCCTTAATCTTGCTGGAAACTACTTTAATACCACTCTGTTTTCATATGGGTTTGACAAACTCCAAAATCTAACCCATCTCAATCTTTCAAGCTCATGTTTCCATGGCCAAATTCCAGTGGAAATCTCATACTTAACGAGGTTAGTCTCTCTTGACCTATCGAATCAAGATTCTTGTTATCTGCGATACTACACCATTATCGACCCATACAATTTCATGTACAACTATTATGAACTACATCCTGAACTTCAACAGCCTCTTAAATTAGAGAAACCAAACTTCAAGACATTAATCAAGAATTTGAGGTTTCTCACAGAGCTTTGTTTGGATAGTGTGGACATTTCAACTCAAAGTGCTAAATGGTGTGAAACCACATCTCTTGTACTTTCCAACCTGCGTGTGTTGAGTCTATCGTCCTGCGGTTTGAAAGGTCCATTATGTTCTTCACTCTCAAGACTCTCTTTTCTTTCCAAACTTATCCTTGATGGGAACCCAATATCTTATTTACCTCCCAATTTCTTGGTAAATTCCTCTTGTTTGGTTTCTCTTAGTTTGAGTGATTGCAATTTGAATGGGCATTTTCCAACCGGAATTCTCTTATTGCCAAAAATTCAAAGCATTGACATTTCAGGCAATGACCAACTTATGGGTCAGTTGCCAGAATTTCCAGCAAACAATGCTTTACAGAGTTTGTCGCTTTCTCATACAAATTTCAGTGGAAAACTACCCCACTCAATTGGTAATCTCAAGTTCCTGACATATTTAGAGCTTTCTTATTGCAATTTTTTTGGACCCATTCCATCGTCAATTGCAAATCTTAGTCAGCTGGTCAACCTATATCTAGGGGGGAACAAGCTTTCTGGATCAATACATTATTCTTTATTCACTCTTCCATCATTGAAGACCCTGTATCTTGGAGAAAATCAATTGGTTGGGAAAATCGATGACTTCCCCAATGCATTTTCTTCTTTTATTGAAGAATTATATATAGGCAATAATTATTTAATAGGACCAATCCCAAAGTCAGTCCTTCAACTTCCATGGCTTGAATGGCTTTATATTGAAGGCAATAGCTTTAGTTTTATGAAGCTTGACATGTCTGTCCGACTGAATAACTTGAGGGATCTGATGTTGTTCAACACAAGCTTGTTAATTGAAAGCGACAACAGAAGTCTTACTTTTCCCCAATTAGAGAGACTAAGCTTAAGGTCGTGCAACCTTACTGAATTTCCAGAATTCATTAAAAGACAAGACAAGTTGGGTTCTCTAGATCTTTCTAACAACCATATCCATGGTTTTGTGCCCAACTGGTTGTGGAAGAGCAATCTTTCATTGGTAGACCTTTCTTTTAATATGATTGATTTTCCAAAACAGCTTCCCTTAAGTGATGCAAACTTCTCTTTCCTAATGTTAAAAGAATTATATTTGGCCTCATGTAACATAGGTTCATTTCCAGAGTTCATCAAAACACAAGACAAGTTGGTTGACTTAGATCTTTCTAACAATCATATCCATGGTGTTGTGCCTAATTGGTTGTGGAAGAGCACTCTTTCATGGGTAGACCTTTCTTTCAATATGATTGATTTTCCAAAACAGCTTCCCTTAAGTGATGCTAACTTCTCTTTCCCATTGTTGAAAACATTATATTTGGCCTCATGTAACATAAGTTTATTTCCAGAGTTCATCAAAACACAAGACAAGTTGGTTGACTTAGATCTTTCTAACAATCATATCCATGGCGTTGTGCCTAATTGGTTGTGGAAGAGCAGCCTTTCAAGGGTAAACCTTTCTTTCAATGTGATTGATTTTCCAAAACAGCTTCCCTTAAGTGATTTAAACTTCTCTTTTTCAATGTTGAGGGAATTGTATCTGGATTCTTGTAACATAAGCTCATTTCCAGAGTTCTTAAAGAGtcaagaaaatttaaaatatctcaaactctcaaataataaaataagtggtGCAATACCAAACTGGGTGTGGAAGAAAAATTTGCGGTATCTGTTTCTTGCTAACAACCATCTCTCATCTTTGGACCAACTTCTACCCAATCAGAGTTCAACTTCTTTACAGGGCTCTTTCTATTTCGAAGCATCTTATAACAATTTGAGTGGCCCAATTCCAAATTGGTTATGCAATATGAGTCAACTTAGCGCTTTCTATGCATCTTATAACAATTTCAATGGCCCAATTCCAAATTGCTTGGACAATATGAGTCAACTTTACACTTTCGATGCATTTTATAACAATTTGAGTGGCCCAATTCCAAATTGCTTGGGCAATATGAGTGCTATGAGTTGGTTGGGTTTGCAACGAAATAACTTCAGTAGAAtgttaccaaaattttcaaaaacaaccCAACTGCAGTTTCTCAAAGTTAGTGAGAATAGATTGGTAGGGAAGTTGCCCAGATCATTAGCAAAATGCACTCAACTTCTGGTTTTGGATGTTGGAAGCAACATGATAAATGATACATTCCCTTTTTGGTTTGGTAAATTGCCTGCGCTGAAG TTTTTTGGTGAACTATCCATTGATTTCCTTCAAGCCACTCGACTAAGGTCACTCAAAATAGGTGGGAATAAATTGGAAGGGAAGCTGTCGAGATCATTAGC